The stretch of DNA AAAAAGATGGGAAATAAAGCAATTTTGGTTGGCGCTATAGCTGGCACAATTCCCGATTTAGATGTTTTTTCTCGTTTATTCCTAGATCATCAAGTATATGGATTGGTTTATCATAGAGGAATCACACATTCTATTCTGTTTACGTTCTTAGCCTCGCCTATCTTTGCTTGGGTGAGCTTAAAATATTACGAACAAGGATGGCATAAAAAATGGGGCGTTCAAGCCATTTTAGCAGCTTGGTCGCTACTTTTTTATCTACTAATCTTAATAGGATTAGGAACAGGTGTTTATTATTCACAAAATCCCATTGTCATTGGTTTATTTAGTTTATTTACCTTGGGCTTGTACCCCTTAAGTAAAACATTAAAATCGGGTATTGATAAACGCTCCCAAATAGAATACGATATTGGATTTAAGGATTGGACCTTGATGTATTTTTTAGCTTTTTTAACCCATTGGGTTATTGATGCCTGTACCGCTTACGGCACTCAAATTTTTGAGCCTTTTTCTCGCTATAGAGTTGCTTTTAATAATATTTCTATTGTAGATCCACTCTACACCGTGCCTATGATCATTGGTTTAGTAGCGGTTTTCTTTGCTAGAAAATATCAAACACAACGCTTTTGGAATTACTTGGGCATCTCCATTGCAAGCC from Aureispira anguillae encodes:
- a CDS encoding metal-dependent hydrolase, with the translated sequence MDSITQATLGAAMGHAVLGKKMGNKAILVGAIAGTIPDLDVFSRLFLDHQVYGLVYHRGITHSILFTFLASPIFAWVSLKYYEQGWHKKWGVQAILAAWSLLFYLLILIGLGTGVYYSQNPIVIGLFSLFTLGLYPLSKTLKSGIDKRSQIEYDIGFKDWTLMYFLAFLTHWVIDACTAYGTQIFEPFSRYRVAFNNISIVDPLYTVPMIIGLVAVFFARKYQTQRFWNYLGISIASLYMATTFYSKSIMNTVVADNLQQQGIEFTEYITYPTILNTVLWQTTVVTEDAYYYGTYSLLDETPIIDFVKLPKNHALIEKYQGEEYLDILLWFANGYYNLIEQPDGSITFNNLRFGMMGVPENSTIPLNDRYIFRFKLTEKEGQFDVEEDRDMERINVGEMASTLWNRLKGKQVAHESTPTNY